The genomic region aggaaacccaggttcagtccctgggtctggaagaccccctggtgaaggaaatggcaacccactccagtattcttgcctagaaaattctgcggacaggggagcctggtggagtcacaaagagtcagacatgatggagcaactAGCAGAACAGATACTCTTTAATATTATCAAAAGCACTTTCTGTATAAATGAGATTACCATGtggtttttctttaaattctatttCTATGGTGAATTTTATTAAACCAAATTTTCTAGTGTTAGATCTTCCTGTGTTCCTGATTACCTTCACTTGCTGATGGTATAGCATTTTTAATGTGATACTAGACTTATGTGTTAATAGAATTTTACACTGGGATTTGGCAGTAAGGTTGGGGGCTGTTTCAGTTTTGCAGTAGTCTGGTCAGGTTTGacatcttttcttcctcttctacaCTCTCAAATGTAAAACCCAATCCTTTAATCACTACAGAAGACTGACTACATCCCCAGTGTGCATGTGAATGTTTTGATCATTGTTAATGATTATGGGCAGCAATGTCCCAAATGTCCTGGTACATGAGATCTTGGGAGGAGAGAATTTGGTTTAAAGAAAGTGACACTTGATTACCTTAGAGCTGCAGATACACTGTCCATCTCTTCCCCCTTTTTAAAATCTATCATGGAAAATCAGATTTCTGTTTCCACAAGATTCATACTAATGCCAATCACTTCTCCCTTAATATATACTATTATACATGAGAGTGTGAGGAGCCTTGGAAGCCCTGGGTTAGCTTCCCCATTTCAGGAAGGCAGGGGCACCACAGAGGTGACACAATGGCCTGAGAGTACACTGCATAGCAGTGATGGATTTTAAACCCAGGCCATGTAACTCGGGCCTTGTGTTCTTTCCATGTCTCTCAACTGCCTCTCTTCCTGAAACAGCTACAATGCCTCTAACAGGCCCCATCTACCATGGGGTGGAGTGGTACCATGTTGCATCTTCTATCTCAGCCAGCTTTCCCAGTCACCTCTAACCTTGGGGATGACATATTGTCTGAATTTCGTGTCCCGGACCACAGCATGGGCTACGTTAGAAGGAATGAGGGTGATGTATCTTTGTATCTGATGCAACACAGCCTCTGTATAGGAAAGCTTCATCTTGTCCTTCATGCAGGGACTTCGGGTACGTCCAATCACACGATCAATTTCTTCATGAACTTTGGCTGCAGAGATGAATCATGAATCCTACTTAAGAGATGTGTTCCCTGGATACTTGGAAATGCTTACAATGTGGAAAGAAAGACTCCTGGAAAAGGCTCCCAAGGTCAAAGACATGTTGCTAAACAACCCATAACTTTGTTCCtcatagaatttcttttttttttaatttcagtataaAATCTTTATTCTtagaatgttcttttttaaattaattaattcattttaattggaggctaattactttacaatattgtagtggtttttgccatacattgacatgaatcagccatgggggtacatgtgttccccatcctgaccctccctcccacctccctccccatcccatccctcagggtcatcccagtgctccGGCCCTGATCACCCTGTcttatgcatcaaacctggactgatgatctatttcacatatggtaatatacatatttcaatgatattctctcaaatcatcccacccttgccttctcccacagagtccaaaagtctgttctttacatttgtgtctcttttgctgtctcgcatacagggtcattgtaccatctttctaaataccatatatatgcattaatatactgcattggtgtttttctttctgacttacttcactctgtataatagactccagtttcatccacctcattagaactgattcaaattcattctttttaatagctgagtaatattccattgtgtatatgtaccacagttttcttatccattcacctgctgatggacatctaggttgtttccatgtcttggctattgtaaacagtgttgtgatgaacattggggtacatgtgtctctttcgattctggtttcctcagtgtgtatgcccagcattgggttgctgggttgtatggaagttctatttccagttttttaaggaatctccacactgttctccatagtggctgtactagtttgcattcccaccaacagtgtaagaggtttccatttctctgcatcttctccagcatttattgtttgtagactttttcataGCAGCCAtagaatttctgttttctgtattgCTGCAAAGACCAGAGATTTCACTTCAGGAAACATAAATGCTGCATTAGGTATGTCCTTGGCCTCCTGCCTGAACTGGTTTGTCCTCCTGTACAGGTGAGGAGATGACCTCTGTGCAGGGATTAAGATTTACCCCAGATTCCTGGCAAAGCAGCTGCAGAGGGGAAATGTTTAATCCTCACTCTAGTGGGAGCATCTCCTCTGTCAGTCTCATCCAGTCTACTAACATTTTGTGGGAACAGCAAACACCATTTTGTTGAATAAAATACTGGCTTTCTAAGACCTGTGCCCTGAGAATATGATTGAGAAAATCAAGCTAGTACaatttcatttttgaattttaaaatatattggagCTAAAAATCCCCTTTGGGGAGACTGGTccattttcaagatgaaaaaaaCAAAGGTCTATGAAGTGAAATAACTTGTTTGAGGTCACACAGTCAGGTATTGGCTGCTGAGAATGAGAATCCAACATGGGAACCCATGCATCCCTCATCTAAATTGGGCTGACTCTGCAACATTATATCATATATAGAAGAGCTGGGATTCAGAAGCTCCTCtgcttttaaacttaaaaagtcTTTGATTTGTAAAGGTCTCTCTTGCTTATCAACATCATTTGATAGAATTTTGATCTGTAAAAGCAAACCACATGGGTGGCCCTATGCATGATGCTCGCCAAGGCTGTCCAGAGAAAGAGAAGTTGTCACAGACAGTAGTACCTTCCTGCCTTCACCGGTTCCAGGAGCTCCTATTTTATCCTAAATAAATACTTAGGATATTTGCTGTACCTTGAACCTCAGGGTATTTCATTAGGAGCAGGAACCCATAACTCAGGGTGGCAGTGGTTGTCTCTACTCCTGCTGAAAACAGATTTGATCCACAGGTTGCTAAGTTTTCCAAGTGAAATTCAGACTCTGGGTTCTCTTTCTCCTATAGATGGCAGagtaaaaaaaaaggcaatggctTATCAGAGCTCCATGATCACACCCCATCACTAGTAATAGGCTTCATTTTGTGCATGGTAGggtagtagatttttaaaaatcagtcatgGAATTGAAACTTCTGGTTCAAATTCCAGGTTAGTCAATGATCAGATATATGCCCTTGACAAGCTACCTTACCTCTTTACTCAACTTCATAATAACCTGTTAACACTCAGTTAACGGAATcttcttttattatatttaatgaaaaagacTAGAAGATAAAGTCAATGTGAGCACAGTGTAGAGAAATCACTGGATTGGAACTGGTCTGTTTCCTTCAGACCAGTGAGACAAAGCATGGGAAATCGATACTACCCCAGCCCTTTAGAGTATTGTAGTGAAGAATATAGAGGtcaattaaatattttgttaaagtatgataagtgctatgaaagaaaatttcagagtAGTATTTGATTCATCATTTTACTCTTTTTACCAACCACCACGGACTGATAGAGAGTTGGTatgaaggaaaatttttaaatgactgaattaaaaacctatttttttttctctttcccagacAAACATCTAGTCCTCTGAGGGCCAACAAAAAACTTTTCCATCAGAATGAATAGGATATTTCAATGCACATTGTTGATAAGTGGAGTGAGCTTGAATATCTCTGCTAACTCCAGGGAAATTTCTGAGAAGGAAAGAGAGCATCATCATGCCTTCCTTCAGCATGTTTTCTAAGGAAGTCAAGCTTTCTAAATCAGCCCTCCCAGAGATTAAGAAGACTAAACAGGTTATTATTTACTGTTTGCTATAACTTGTACACTTATGATATAATTGcacagtgtttttcttttgcttatttatatatatttggggAATTTTGgcatgaaagtcaaagtgttagttgctcagttgtgtccaactctttgcaatcctgtggactgtagcctgccacattcctctgtccatggaattctccaggcaagaatactggagtgagcagccatcccctcctccaggggttcttcccaacctagagatcaaacctgggtttgtctgctttgcaggcagattctttactgtctgaaataACGCtttactggggaagcccaactttGGCATAAATGAGGTTAATTTTACAGGGCTCAAggaattattttcagattttaagttgctacataggtatatatattgaaatatacttttttttcagaaatacaaaaattgaaattatattggTAAAAGTCTCGTGCACACAacaaaaatatggaacacttcaccaatttgtgtgtcatccttgcacagggacCATGCCaaccttctctgtatcattccaatttcaGTGTACGTGCTGCCAAGATGAGCACTGAATATCATTTTGCAGTCTATAACAATAGCTTGTCACAGTTCTGACTGTTTTCCTACTGACGTTCTCATGGACATTGATGCTGGTATCTTATGCCAGTGATGTTCTAAGAGCTGGTGGCTGTGTGATACTTGCTATTCAATATGTTTAAGACCACCGATGGTTaattataatgtatttttttagaATCTCTTATCCATCATTAGCTTCAAATAACAAAATTGTTCCATGGGAAAACACAACCCAGTTTTTATAATGTATTGGTCTGTGATATACTACCTGGGAAACATCGTGGCAAACAATGGAAGACTATGGGTGTATAAAGAAGACGTGTGTGTCTTTCAGCCACATTAAGATAAACATATGCTCagaaacatgcatatatatacatatatgtagctCATCATAAATATATACTGAGAAGATTTTATTAAATGCTAGGGTCCAAGTACAGGAAGTAAatagaaataaagggaaataatatgtataatatatattttttagaaaacttatgagtTTTTGtccaactaaaaaatttatgacattttgattccatttGTTTGACCTAGTATGAATAGAATACTAGCTTTCTAATTTAGAAAaacagatatgcaacaagcaacaaaggtttatgtatagtacagggaactatagtcaatcttgaaataacctataatgggaaatatcttcaaaaataatatatgcgtatatgtataactgaatcacacacacaaaaaagaattctactttttgaaatttagtaatgtttatctTATTGCtaatttttctaaatgtcctatggACATCTAATAACaacatataaaatacaaaattttaaatatattcatgtagtatatgattaatataaattaattaaacacaaatttattacatttaaattattaatgacatcattcaagGTGCTTCTATTCTGattttttctgcacttgataaaatattctcagagaagtGTTAATATTTCTCACTAtgattgtatatttttttcttttcctttatgtttcttctgatttttgctttatgtaatttcatttctttgttgttaAGTTGTCTAAAggtttatgatgtctatcttctttttgaattgtacattcattgttaaaaatatatatatttgtttcatttaaaataaataaattttaaaaagaaaaaaaagaaatatgaaggaagaagagggcttttgctcttttaaaatttctgcacTATGAAAAATTTCTACTATTTTTAATAGCATACCCCATTGCCACAAGATATCAAAATATCAAGAATTACCTACATGGTGTGATTATGCTTTCCTGCATTCCCATGGACTGATAAAATATAGTATCAGGGAAATATGTCACGTATAGTACCTGCTTCATCCTGCTGAGGAAACAGTCAATGTAGTCTCGAGGGTTATTTGATCCATGGACTTTTGATGCTCCTTCACTTTTTCCAGAACAAAGTAGTGAACATCCTCAAGCCTTTTTGAAAATGCTCTGTGCTCTCCAGGGAGAGGCTTTATGAGTTTTGGCCGTAGATTGTAAAtctaaaatgagaacaaaaaatacacaagcaattCAGTTTGTGAAGAGACACCAGGGTTTCTAAGTGGAGCACCGAACTCTCTGCAGGGTCTGGCCCGGGAGAATCCTTTCCTCCAACTTTCAAGCTAAAGAGAAGGGAGGATGACTGTCACATACACGAGAGTTGCCCCTTCTCATCTGCTCAACCACCGTCAGCCAACCTCAGAGTAAAAGAGGGGAAGAATGTGCACAGCAGCCTTAAAAGAAAGGCAGGGAACTGGGAACATGGCATCTTCTTTTGTGGGAATCACCTCACAGAAGCGAGCAGAAGGCAGCCTTCATAGGTGCTAGTGCATGTGACATGGTACTAATCCACTTGACATAAGACACACATGGAGGGAAGGGGACAGCGCTGGCCTTGGCATGCTCATGGGGCAAGGTGGGCAGCTTGCAGCTCTTTACCCTGCTTGTGGGCTCCCAGTGTGCCCAAGAGGTCAAGAGCAAGGGTGAATGAAGACTTGGCCTTACCTGGTTCCAGAGAGAGCTTACtcgattaaaatttttatttatcgaATCCAGCAGGGAGTGAAAGGTCTTATCTTTGTAGTGGAAATGTTCATTGAAGAGGATGGAGCAGATCACGTTGCAAGTAGCATAGGACAGGGTGACAGCAGGGTTAAAGGGCTGAGCTGGTGTGAAGAAAAAACAACTCTAACATTTAGAATCTTCATCAGCCTACATTAGGGTTTCAAGAAGAtggcctccctcctcctcagacggatacttacattttattttctctaagctTCTTCAAATTAGGATGTAAGCATCTTCTATTAATACTATATGCTCTATAGTATTATACTATGATACTACTAGTAGTTGTTATATTATTCAGTGAATATGGTAATAGTCATAAGAGGAGCaagtaatattataaaatatttaccacaTACTGGATACTGTGTAAATATTTTGCAAACTGTATTATACAACCCTCAGTCTGAGGTTTGATTTTTAGccacatttttcagatgaggaaactgcacctttgagaaattaaataacttgtccaaattTACACATCCAGTAAGTGCTGAAGTTGGGAGATGAATCCAAACAAAGGGCTTCAAGGATCCTAAGGAACAGCTTTGAgtcattttcctcctgccccacTTTTCCTTGCCAGTGCCCTGGTTAACAGAGCAGACTGTGGACTGCTGAGCatctcctgaaggaggagctTTGGTGGGAAGGGCTGTGTGTGCAGTAGCCTCTTGGCCCAAAAGATGGTCCACGGAACACACCCTCTGATTTCCTGAGCTCCTCCACCAGAAACTGGGCCTCCTCCTGGATCCTCTCCTCGAGGCTCCTCTTCCCCATCCCAAAGTCCCTTAGGGTCATGAGGGAGAAGCGCCGCATTTGCTTCCACGTGTCTCCATTGCTGAAAAAGATTCCtaggaaaagaagcaaagagcAGAAAAGTGGTTTTGCTTCATGAACTGGATGTCCCCAGAAGCTGATCTCGTGTCCACCctgtgctgtggccactgccccTTATCAGGAATTTAGCAACTGGCCTTTGAAGAGCACAACGTAGTCTTTGGTTTGGGTCAAATATTtgtcacaaagaaaataaaacccaagtTCTAGTCAACAGAGGACAGAGGTGAAAGAGACAGGGGCAGGATCATTGGCACATAGGGAACATTCCCAAGTGTGGGAAGGGCCATCTATCTGGTTTTGTTAAAGATGGTAAAGACTGGCATGTGTTCACAAACCCCTCTCCTGAGTGTCTGTTTTTGCATTTAATATCCCTCTGATTTGTGCTTTAGTTCTACCCATGACTTTCTCTACTAGAGGATTTGCagccccacaaactgtagcctgccaggcttctctgtccatggaattctccaggcaagaacactggagtgggtagctgttcccttctccaggggatcttcccaacctagggatcgaacccaggtctcctgcattacaggcagattctttaccagctgagctacttgagttggtagccattcccttctcaagcggatcttcccaacttggaggattgaacctaggtctcctgcattgcaggcagattctttaagatccgagccaccaaggaagcccctattaGAGGAGAAGCACCTGCAAAGCAGAGCAATAGGGAATATGCATTTCTATTCACCTCTGAATTTACTACAGCTGTTAGCTAATCTGAACTAGAAGGAAAACTCAGGAACAAAGGAAATCAGTATGTTCACACCCaatgctttttcatttcttcctctgtatATGTCCTGAATTTCCTATTTCTCTCAATGCACCACCAATTTCCTAGTACCTCAAACCCAAACTTCAGGGCATTTTCACATCCCTCTTGCCCTATACAGCTGCATTTGGTAAATCCTGTTGACTCCACCTTCAAAATGTCTTTCTCATCTGTCCCTTCTTGTCAACTCAAACTACACTACCACACTTCAGCTTCTAAGGTTATGATCATCTTCAAACCAGTTTCCTAGATTTAGAGTTTCTAGGTTCCTCAAAATCAAATATGAAGACAATTTTTCTGGTGCTAAAAAGCATTCAATGGATTTCCCTATACCCACCTctcaccataaagaaggctgagtgccagagaattgttgcttttgaaatgtggtgttggaaaagactcatgagagtcccctagacagcaaggagatcaaaccagtcaatcttaaaggaaatcagtcctgaatattcattgggaagactggtgctgagctgaatctccaatactt from Muntiacus reevesi chromosome 2, mMunRee1.1, whole genome shotgun sequence harbors:
- the LOC136157285 gene encoding LOW QUALITY PROTEIN: cytochrome P450 2C23-like (The sequence of the model RefSeq protein was modified relative to this genomic sequence to represent the inferred CDS: inserted 1 base in 1 codon); translation: MAKTSTWLFVEQLEITTLALVICITCLIFLFMWKKGHKGLGKLPPGPTPLPFIGNLIQLNFKNIPASLSKLVKQYGPVYTLYLGSQTTVVLHGYEAVKEALIDQGDEFLGRGPIPLIDDNQRGYGIFFSNGDTWKQMRRFSLMTLRDFGMGKRSLEERIQEEAQFLVEELRKSEAQPFNPAVTLSYATCNVICSILFNEHFHYKDKTFHSLLDSINKNFNRVSSLWNQIYNLRPKLIKPLPGEHRAFSKRLEDVHYFVLEKVKEHQKSMDXNNPRDYIDCFLSRMKQEKENPESEFHLENLATCGSNLFSAGVETTTATLSYGFLLLMKYPEVQAKVHEEIDRVIGRTRSPCMKDKMKLSYTEAVLHQIQRYITLIPSNVAHAVVRDTKFRQYVIPKGTAVLPLLSSILYDCKEFPNPEKFDPGHFLDKNGSFRKTKYFVAFSIGKRACIGEGLAQMELFLFLTTILQNFVLKPLEETKDIETKPIVTGLINMPPPFKICFIPR